One Elusimicrobiota bacterium DNA segment encodes these proteins:
- the thrC gene encoding threonine synthase — protein sequence MTLIERYRGRLPVTRRTPVVSLGEGNTPLIRADRLAKAAGLRPGSVHLKFEGTNPTGSFKDRGMTVAMSKALEERSRGVLCASTGNTAASASAYAAKAGLRCVVFLPRGAVALGKLMQAVMHGAEIVEVAGNFDAALKAALRIAAEQDFTVVNSSNPYRIEGQKTAAFEVAEVLGRAPDFQFMPVGNAGNITAYWKGYRELGGRRPRMMGFQAAGAAPLVLGRPVADPRTVATAIRIGDPYSKAGALAARDESGGMIGSVTDSQILAAYRFLAREEGVFCEPASAAGVAGLLKLARTGRKPSGTVVCVLTGHGLKDPDTAARFSPRRRAFTPGRGFKL from the coding sequence ATGACCCTCATCGAGCGCTACCGCGGCCGGCTGCCCGTGACGCGCCGCACCCCGGTGGTGTCCTTGGGCGAGGGGAACACGCCTCTGATCCGCGCCGACCGCCTGGCCAAGGCCGCGGGCCTGCGGCCGGGCTCGGTGCACCTCAAATTCGAAGGGACCAACCCCACGGGCTCCTTCAAGGACCGCGGCATGACCGTGGCCATGTCCAAGGCTTTGGAGGAGCGCTCCCGGGGGGTGCTCTGCGCCTCGACCGGCAACACCGCGGCCTCGGCTTCGGCTTATGCCGCCAAGGCCGGCCTGCGCTGCGTGGTCTTCTTGCCCCGCGGCGCCGTGGCCTTGGGCAAGCTCATGCAGGCCGTGATGCACGGAGCCGAGATCGTGGAGGTCGCGGGCAACTTCGACGCGGCGCTGAAGGCGGCTTTGCGGATCGCGGCCGAGCAAGACTTCACCGTGGTCAATTCGTCCAATCCCTACCGCATCGAGGGCCAGAAGACCGCGGCCTTCGAAGTGGCCGAGGTCCTGGGCCGGGCCCCGGACTTCCAGTTCATGCCCGTGGGCAACGCCGGCAACATCACCGCCTACTGGAAGGGCTACCGGGAGCTCGGCGGCCGCAGGCCGCGCATGATGGGCTTCCAGGCCGCGGGCGCGGCACCCTTGGTGCTGGGCCGTCCGGTCGCCGACCCCAGGACCGTGGCCACGGCCATCCGCATCGGCGACCCCTACTCCAAGGCCGGAGCCTTGGCCGCGCGCGACGAGTCCGGCGGCATGATCGGCTCCGTGACCGACAGCCAGATCCTGGCCGCCTACCGCTTCCTGGCGCGGGAAGAAGGGGTCTTCTGCGAGCCGGCCAGCGCGGCCGGAGTGGCGGGCCTGCTCAAGCTGGCCCGGACCGGCCGCAAGCCGAGCGGGACCGTGGTCTGCGTGCTCACCGGCCACGGGCTCAAGGACCCGGACACGGCGGCGCGCTTCTCCCCCCGCCGCCGGGCTTTCACGCCGGGCCGCGGGTTCAAGCTGTGA
- a CDS encoding homoserine dehydrogenase, translated as MRTIRLAVAGLGVVGSETVRLLKSRRESLCRRLGARLELAAVCDRRVAAAARRLGLPASVRRLTDPARVAALPGVDAVVELLGGLGAPRRLVLGCLRRGRGVVTANKRLLARSWDELRKAAADGGGRLHFEASVAGGIPILKALDLSLAGDRVEAVYGILNGTTNFILTRMAEGVAPAAALRRAQELGLAEKNPALDLSGQDTADKVSVLASLVTGAWLRPDQVRTQGIQDLGLEDMAFAENELGRRVKLLGVARFLEGAEPRVEAFVGPALVPLAHPLAAVQDEFNAVLVRAASAGDLMFYGRGAGAGPAASAVLGDIMALGRELISGAAPAAPRPGPAPRLADSDCAFYLRLGALDRPGVLSAVTAALGRLGISIATINQPGGCDPKCVPIILTTHPTSPGTFGRALRDILALPSIARRHTVMRLLP; from the coding sequence TCCGAGACCGTGCGCCTGCTCAAGTCCCGGCGCGAGAGCCTCTGCCGCCGTCTGGGCGCCCGGCTGGAGCTCGCCGCGGTCTGCGACCGCCGCGTTGCGGCCGCGGCCCGCCGCCTCGGCCTGCCGGCCTCGGTGCGGCGCCTGACGGACCCGGCGCGGGTGGCGGCCTTGCCCGGCGTCGACGCGGTCGTCGAGCTCCTGGGCGGCCTGGGCGCGCCGCGCCGCCTGGTCCTGGGCTGCCTGCGCCGCGGCCGCGGCGTGGTCACGGCCAACAAGCGGCTCCTGGCGCGGAGCTGGGACGAGCTGCGCAAAGCCGCGGCCGACGGCGGCGGCCGGCTGCATTTCGAGGCCAGCGTGGCCGGCGGCATCCCCATCCTCAAGGCCCTGGACCTGAGCCTGGCCGGCGACCGCGTCGAGGCCGTCTACGGCATCCTCAACGGCACCACCAATTTCATCCTCACCCGCATGGCCGAAGGCGTGGCGCCGGCCGCGGCCCTGCGCCGGGCCCAGGAGCTGGGCTTGGCCGAGAAGAACCCCGCCCTGGACCTGAGCGGCCAGGACACCGCGGACAAGGTCTCGGTCCTGGCCTCTTTGGTGACCGGGGCCTGGCTGCGGCCCGACCAGGTGCGCACGCAGGGCATCCAGGACCTGGGGCTCGAGGACATGGCCTTCGCGGAGAACGAGCTGGGCCGCCGGGTCAAGCTCCTGGGCGTGGCCCGCTTCCTGGAAGGCGCCGAGCCCAGAGTCGAGGCTTTCGTCGGCCCCGCCTTGGTCCCTCTGGCGCATCCCCTGGCCGCCGTGCAGGACGAGTTCAACGCGGTCCTGGTGCGCGCCGCTTCCGCCGGGGACCTGATGTTCTACGGAAGAGGCGCCGGCGCGGGCCCCGCGGCCAGCGCCGTACTGGGCGACATCATGGCGCTGGGCCGGGAGCTCATCTCCGGCGCCGCGCCCGCCGCGCCGCGGCCGGGGCCGGCCCCGCGCCTGGCCGACTCGGACTGCGCCTTCTACCTGCGCCTGGGCGCCCTGGACCGGCCGGGCGTGCTCTCCGCCGTCACCGCGGCCTTGGGCCGGCTGGGCATCTCGATTGCCACCATCAACCAGCCCGGGGGCTGCGACCCCAAGTGCGTGCCCATCATCCTCACCACGCATCCGACCAGCCCCGGCACCTTCGGCCGGGCCCTGCGCGACATACTCGCTCTGCCCAGCATCGCGCGCCGCCATACCGTGATGCGCCTTCTGCCCTGA